The region AAGTTTTATCATATGAAAATGCACTTATATGTGAGGTACTATTTCACATCCAGATGTGAAATAGCAAAACTGATGCAACAAACATTGACAAGCGAGGCTAAAAGATAGAGTGCTTGCATGAAAATTTCAGAAACTAAATCAAATAGTGACAAACTTAGATgagacaacatttaaaatgttgagaatttaaaaTATACTTATGAAATAGCTCGCCCCAGACTCTTCCAATTATCCCCCGAAGCccgctgaaaacaaaaacaaaagcagTGCACTCGTCACATGGACACATACATAAAAAACCGGCCTAGTCCGGGCCCANNNNNNNNNNGCGCAAACGATGATCACAAATTTGCACAAAAAAGCTTTAGATCGTATGGTGAGAAATTTAGATGTGAGAAAACTATGTCTGATCTAAACGTATCTTAGCAAATCTGAAGAAGAATCCATgaattgaaaaaaaaagaaaaagagaaaataaaaacaaaaaacaaaaacagaaaaagaataGAGAGTCAAGAAGGCAGGCGCCAGACCCTTCTTTTATGAGTGGAGCAGGCCACCACCACATCCAACCTGGCCGCTTTCTCCTTTGTACTTGTGCTGCTTGTCGATGGGCCAAAAGTCAAAGTGAAATGAGAAGATAGAAATGAACAAAGGGAATCAAAAATAAAAAGACCGTGCTAACTACCAGTCGACTGATCGTTAGCAACAAATCCGCACGAGTGCAAACAGAATCAAAGGACCAGTGACTAGCAGAAGTAGCGGCCGTGCATGCTGCGAGGCTGCAGTGTGCTGAGGAAAAAGTGGAGCAAAGTGTGCAGGAAACACCCTTGTCCAATTGATTtgagtgtgcatgcatgcatgtgagaaaaaAAAATGATGTCAGCAAATATTTCAACAGAATTTcaattttaaaatgttttatagTTCAAACCGTTGCTCCGATTAAAAaattgttttcacataaaagaTCCGTCGCGACGAGACCTTCAAAACTAAATCCCATATTGACATGTTTCGACGACTTTTTGTGAAGTAAAGTGTTATCACCACTAGACTACATAAGTTATCACGTGTGTCATCCATAAGTTATCATGTTATTTACGCAGAAATTATCAGAACATAAAAATGGTTGTTTCAACCTTCTCTCCCCGTACACATGCATGCTTACACTAGAGGACAAAAAAATATGATGTTATCTTAGATAGATTATCCTTatttcaaaaagttcaaaaatgtttTATAGGTCACACCATTTGTCCGATTCAAAATTCATTTCCCAAAAAAAAGTCCCGACAACAccatcgaaactagatcccatgttggatGACTTGTGTGTGNNNNNNNNNNNNNNNNNNNNNNNNNNNNNNNNNNNNNNNNNNNNNNNNNNNNNNNNNNNNNNNNNNNNNNNNNNNNNNNNNNNNNNNNNNNNNNNNNNNNNNNNNNNNNNNNNNNNNNNNNNNNNNNNNNNNNNNNNNNNNNNNNNNNNNNNNNNNNNNNNNNNNNNNNNNNNNNNNNNNNNNNNNNNNNNNNNNNNNCAATAACCACGACTGGGCTAAGTAAGTTATCAGCTAGAAGTTACCAGGTCTATGTTTTTCAACACGTTTTTTCTCCGGGTCAAAAAAGTTACTGTGATGTTGGTACATGAGTTATCAGCTCTGTTGtgcgtatattaccatgctatttatacAAAAATTATCGGGCTAGGTTTAAAAGTTATATTATTTTAAAGTTAAAAGTTACCGCGGTGTTCGTACATGAGTTATCAACTGTGTTGTCCTATGTTATCATGCTACTTACAGACAAGTTATTCGGGTATGTTTTTCAGCAACATTTTTCCCGTTTAAAAAGTAATAATGTGTGTAGTATGTGAGTTATCAGCTCTACTCTGTATATATTATCATGCTAATTACACACAAGTTATCAGGGTATGTTTTCCAAAACTTTAATCCCATTCGAAACGTtacaatggtgtttgtgtgtgagtTATCAGCTATTATGTCTATATTACCATGATATTTACATAAAAATTACTGGGTATGTTTCAACAATTTTCATCTAGAGGGAAAAAGTTGTCGCGGTATTTGCACGTGAGTTATCAGGTCTGATAtgtgtatattatcatgttatttacatcAAAATTATCGGGGTATATTTTTAAACAACTTTTATCACGAGGATGAAAAGTTACCGTAATGTTTGTACTTGAGTTATCAGCTCTGATGTGTGTATATTATCATGGTATTTATAATGAAGTTAACGCGGTGTTTGTACGTGAGTTATCAACATTATCCTGACCATTTTTCACGGGGCGGCTCACAAGCAAGCATGCTTGGCACGTAACAAGCCCGGCCCGACACAAGACTAAACGGGTTGTGCCTGGCCTGTTGAACGCCGTGCGCCGTGCTCTTCCTTCGAGGTGAGGCCCAACGTCTGTAGATAAGATCATGAAGGAAAAAATGTCATATGTTACTGTATAGTGCAATGACAAGGCCGCGGGCTAATTACCATGCTAAAAGTTTAGGTGATACCTAACAGATGGTAGGTATGCATCAAGTTGCGTTGGCTTAGTTGGTTGTTGGCTTTCCTAGCATCGTAGGTGACGTGGGTTCGAATCCCATTCCAGAATTTTTTTTTCTTCCGCCTAAACAACAGTAGCTCAATTTGTGGGCGGGTCCACCTTGATTGACATTTAGTTGGGCGGGAGAGAAAATCGGATCTTAATTGCAGTATGACGTGCAGTTGGGCGGGAGAGAAAATCAGATCTTAATTGCAGTATAGGTCAACGTGCGAGCAGGAGAAAAAATCGGAAGGAGCGATCAAATTCAGGCGGAAAAATAGGAAGGGACGACGCGCGCAGGATGAGGATCTGACGGCGCGCGAACGCGCATGTTGCAAACCACCAGCCGACTGGTGGTTAGATTTCTCGAAAATAAAAAAGACAAAGGGGGTGTTTGGtgcagggactttttagtcccagagactaaaaaaagtccctaaaaagtccctaggaaccaaacaggagggactttttctacaggaactagaaaaagactctactagagagtcttttttgattagtcccGGGAACTAGAAAAATTCCTAAAACTTCTAAACCAAACACCCCCAAAATACTCTGCCTCTCATTTAACTTCCTCGCATCAACCGAGTAGAAAACGCACACGCAAAACAAAGCCCAAGCACACGCATGGACAACGGGCCAAACAAAAAAACAAACGACGTACGCGGCACACATGAGCGGAAACGAAAACACGGCGACACGGGACGCAGCCAGCGACGCAAATGAAGCCTCGCACTCATAAATAATCAGGTATAGATCGAACGGTTCTAGGCTTAGATGTGAGATAATATattacatctagatgtgaaatagcagaACTGTACTTAAATAGATTGAACAGTTTTTATATTTCTCAGCCCACGACCATGAAATACTAAGAAACAACCAATTTATACATGTCATAGTTCGACCAACAATTCAATATTTTTTTAGTACTTCTTCCGTTCCGAATTATTTGTCAcatgtatggatgtatctagatgtattttagttctagatacatctatttcagcgacgagtaatttaggatggagggagtacttcataTGAACCCCGGGCTTTATCACTCGACATATGCATTTTTTGATGAATTTAACCGATAAGCATACACTGTATTATGCCGGTAAAAACACATACACATTAGAAATCTGCAAGAAAATGTAAGAATGGTCCGGACAGATACAGGGGGTTTGAGGGTCAGGTTGGATTGAAAACTTTAAATTATGTTGCCCTCTGAGGTAGCGTTAGTGTTAGTTTTGCCTCGTGGATCCTTCGGAAAAAAAATGTTTTTCTTGCTGGTGGTTTGGTCGATTTAACTCTGCTGTGGACCTTTTTGTTCGCGCAAAAAAAAGCCTCTTTTTGTCACGCCGGTGACCGGACACGCATCCGCCGGACGCTATCGATCGTGTCGTCTAGCATCACATGCAATGTTAGGCGCGTTGCTGCTGTTGGAGTTCCCTCATCCATTCGATAAAATATGTCCCATCATTTCTATATATGATTCATAGCCTGTACCTTgcttcctccgtttcaaaatataatACTTTCTCTATTTCCATGCTTtaactttgatcataaatttaaccaacaagacctATTGCGCCGGGAGCAAGAGTTATACCAGTGAATTCATATTCAAAGAAAGTTTTTAATTATGTAATTTTTCTCCCgtcgcagttggtctcgttggttaaatttatggtcaatgtTGGACCTCaagaagcgcgggcgcactatattttagaatggagggagtatatgattaGATGAAATTTTTATCCGCAAAGAGAAAAAAAGAGTTCTCCCAACCACCTACATCCTGACCCATCTCCTCTATAATTGACGCGACAGTGCTATCGCTCATTATCAAGGGAAGGATCCTCGCACTGGGTGATATATACTCCTCCACATTATAGCACAGGCCACAGTGCATCAGCACCATTTGAAGCAGAGACAATGAAGTTGCAAACGCAACTACTACTCTTGGCTTTCATCACCGCAGGGCTGATCATGAGCCGCGGCGTCCTCGCCGGCGGCACCCACACGATGCCGGTGCGCGCGCTACGCCGCGTCGAGGACGAGGACGTGGGATTTCTGGAGTGTGAGGAGGCGGCGTACCCGCGGAGGAGGGTGCTTTACGGCGACCAGTACATCAGCTACAAAGGGGTGCAGGCGAGCAGGCCGGCGTGCTCCGGCTCCTGCTCTGGCCGGGGGCAGCCCTACACCGGTAGCGGCTGCCAGGCCATCTTCGGCTGCCGCGGGCGTTAATTATCTAGAAGGTACTACGATTCCTATTTGCTTCCCTGGCCAAGAAGCTGCGTGGAGATTATGAAATGTGGTTACCGTATAAGCTCAAGTGGTTATACATGTATTTGTGTTGTTCTTGATTGTAATTTTTCTTTTGGCTGGTGTTTTCTTGTGCTAAGGCTAGTGCTATGCTGTCTATTTAGGCTTGttggtgtttatgtggtttgtattaTGATCCTTATACTAAATTAAGGAGATGTATTACCatgaaaaaagagagaagaaatgcTTGCCATGTGAATAATAATGTGTTTGGGTGAATTTAAGCAAGAAAAATGTTTTTCTTTTTTGTTATTGGTTTCGGGAGCTAGGCCTCCATGGCTCATCCAAGAAGCTAATTTAGGAATCTCTTGCATCCACCTCGCCTAATCAACAATTAATTGATCTCTTGAATCTCCTCTTCCCTTGCACGGTTGTACCTCCTTGGCATTGTGCTGCTTTTCTCATCTCTCCTGCAGCTTGTGCTGCTTGCCTCGTCTGGGTCGTCTCTGCTAGAGCTTCCATATCCACCCGTCCATGCCGATGTGGCACGTTGCAGAGCACGAAGTAGTTTTCATAGGAATACTTCTATACAAGGCTCGGCAGGGACCATGATCGGCATCTCTGTAGTCTTTACACAGTCAACTCATCGTAGTACACCTCATTCCTCATACGATCTTACAACCTCTTTGTATACACAGATCCTAGTTCTCGTACAAGACTGGAGCAATCAATCCAGatagagtatttaaccaaaaactaccacatctCATGGAAACGTGTCAAAAAACTATCACTTAATGattttgtgcgaaaaactaccactttttttcTAATCCGTGTCAAAAAACTACCAAGTCGTAAAATCGCTCGCTTCGCCCGCACTAAGCACGAATCTGATAGGTTGGGCCCACGAACCAGGTGCCACCGTGGACAACCGTCACCAGCCGCGCGTTAACTGCCGTTAACAGCGCGCTAGCCTCGCCCGCGTCAGAGTCAGATTTCGCGCTGGAGTTCACGCCGAGCACATCCAATTTCGCCGTCCTCACCTGttcctcc is a window of Triticum dicoccoides isolate Atlit2015 ecotype Zavitan chromosome 2B, WEW_v2.0, whole genome shotgun sequence DNA encoding:
- the LOC119368836 gene encoding uncharacterized protein LOC119368836 is translated as MKLQTQLLLLAFITAGLIMSRGVLAGGTHTMPVRALRRVEDEDVGFLECEEAAYPRRRVLYGDQYISYKGVQASRPACSGSCSGRGQPYTGSGCQAIFGCRGR